One genomic segment of Hyla sarda isolate aHylSar1 unplaced genomic scaffold, aHylSar1.hap1 scaffold_214, whole genome shotgun sequence includes these proteins:
- the LOC130319566 gene encoding golgin subfamily A member 6-like protein 7, whose product RSNRKKQEEQQRKEQEEQQRKERKEQEEQRKKLQEQKRKEQEEQRKKQEKQQREEQQTQPKQQEELRKQE is encoded by the exons cgaagcaacaggaaaaaacaggaggagcaacagaggaaggaacaggaggagcaacagaggaaggag aggaaggagcaggaggagcagaggaAAAAACTGCAGGAGCAAAAgaggaaggagcaggaggagcagaggaAAAAACAGGAGAAGCAACAGAGGGAGGAGCAGCAGACCCAACCAAaacagcaggaggagctgagaaaaCAGGAGTAG